The stretch of DNA GGAATTAATATTTAATGGCCACCACCAaaacctccaccaccaccgAAGCCGCCTCCACCTCCTACTCCTCCGCCACCACCAAAGCCGCCGCCACCTCCTAAACCTCCGCCGCCTCCACCACCGAAACCACCCCCACCTCCTAGACCTCCACCCCCACCGGCACCACCTCCGAATCCACCGCCACCGCCTAAACCACCCCCTCCACCCAAACCGCCACCTGATCCACCTCCTAGTCCACCACCAGCACTGCCACCGagacctccaccaccaccagtACCACCACCGAGACCTCCACCTAATCCACCTCCAGCGCCACCACCAAGTCCACCGCCTTGACCCATCCCACCACCTaaacctccaccaccacctAGTCCACCACCGTGACCGATTCCACCACCGGCACCTCCACCTAACCCGCCGCCATGGCCAATCCCACCACCAGCTCCACCTCCTAGACCAGCACCTCCACCTAGCCCACCGCCATGACCAATTCCACCACCTATACCGCCGCCATGTCCTAGTCCACCTCCTAAACCAGCACCACCACCTAGCCCCCCTCCGTGACCAATTCCACCACCTAGACCACCACCGTGTCCTAGTCCACCACCAGCTCCTCCTCCTAGACCAGCACCTCCACCCAGTCCCCCTCCATGACCCATTCCACCACCTAGGCCACCGCCTTGTCCTAGTCCACCACCAGCTCCTCCTCCTAGACCAGCACCTCCACCCAGTCCCCCTCCATGACCAATTCCACCACCGTGTCCTAGTCCACCACCAGCTCCTCCTCCTAGACCAGCACCTCCACCCAGTCCCCCTCCATGACCAATTCCACCACCTAGGCCACCGCCATGTCCTAGTCCACCACCAGCTCCTCCGCCTAGACCAGCACCTCCACCCAGTCCCCCTCCATGACCAATTCCACCACCTAGGCCACCGCCGTGTCCTAGTCCACCACCAGCTCCTCCTCCTAGACCAGCACCTCCACCCAGTCCCCCTCCATTACCAATTCCACCACCCAGGCCACTG from Primulina eburnea isolate SZY01 chromosome 6, ASM2296580v1, whole genome shotgun sequence encodes:
- the LOC140835159 gene encoding uncharacterized protein isoform X1; amino-acid sequence: MMSGFSRTFVGFCLLVLVSDSVVFGDVNGGYDDEKLLPMPFLPRPFLPRPFLKPPLLRKPIPIGVGGGLGGGGGFGGGGGFGGGGGLGGGSGLGGGIGNGGGLGGGAGLGGGAGGGLGHGGGLGGGIGHGGGLGGGAGLGGGAGGGLGHGGGLGGGIGHGGGLGGGAGLGGGAGGGLGHGGGIGHGGGLGGGAGLGGGAGGGLGQGGGLGGGMGHGGGLGGGAGLGGGAGGGLGHGGGLGGGIGHGGGLGGGAGLGGGLGHGGGIGGGIGHGGGLGGGAGLGGGAGGGIGHGGGLGGGAGGGIGHGGGLGGGGGLGGGMGQGGGLGGGAGGGLGGGLGGGTGGGGGLGGSAGGGLGGGSGGGLGGGGGLGGGGGFGGGAGGGGGLGGGGGFGGGGGGGLGGGGGFGGGGGVGGGGGFGGGGGFGGGH
- the LOC140835159 gene encoding uncharacterized protein isoform X2, with protein sequence MMSGFSRTFVGFCLLVLVSDSVVFGDVNGGYDDEKLLPMPFLPRPFLPRPFLKPPLLRKPIPIGVGGGLGGGGGFGGGGGFGGGGGLGGGSGLGGGIGNGGGLGGGAGLGGGAGGGLGHGGGLGGGIGHGGGLGGGAGLGGGAGGGLGHGGGLGGGIGHGGGLGGGAGLGGGAGGGLGHGGGIGHGGGLGGGAGLGGGAGGGLGQGGGLGGGMGHGGGLGGGAGLGGGAGGGLGHGGGLGGGIGHGGGLGGGAGLGGGLGHGGGIGGGIGHGGGLGGGAGLGGGAGGGIGHGGGLGGGGGLGGGMGQGGGLGGGAGGGLGGGLGGGTGGGGGLGGSAGGGLGGGSGGGLGGGGGLGGGGGFGGGAGGGGGLGGGGGFGGGGGGGLGGGGGFGGGGGVGGGGGFGGGGGFGGGH
- the LOC140835159 gene encoding uncharacterized protein isoform X4; its protein translation is MMSGFSRTFVGFCLLVLVSDSVVFGDVNGGYDDEKLLPMPFLPRPFLPRPFLKPPLLRKPIPIGVGGGLGGGGGFGGGGGFGGGGGLGGGSGLGGGIGNGGGLGGGAGLGGGAGGGLGHGGGLGGGIGHGGGLGGGAGLGGGAGGGLGHGGGLGGGIGHGGGLGGGAGLGGGAGGGLGHGGGIGHGGGLGGGAGLGGGAGGGLGQGGGLGGGMGHGGGLGGGAGLGGGAGGGLGHGGGLGGGIGHGGGLGGGAGLGGGAGGGIGHGGGLGGGAGGGIGHGGGLGGGGGLGGGMGQGGGLGGGAGGGLGGGLGGGTGGGGGLGGSAGGGLGGGSGGGLGGGGGLGGGGGFGGGAGGGGGLGGGGGFGGGGGGGLGGGGGFGGGGGVGGGGGFGGGGGFGGGH
- the LOC140835159 gene encoding uncharacterized protein isoform X3 → MMSGFSRTFVGFCLLVLVSDSVVFGDVNGGYDDEKLLPMPFLPRPFLPRPFLKPPLLRKPIPIGVGGGLGGGGGFGGGGGFGGGGGLGGGSGLGGGIGNGGGLGGGAGLGGGAGGGLGHGGGLGGGIGHGGGLGGGAGLGGGAGGGLGHGGGLGGGIGHGGGLGGGAGLGGGAGGGLGHGGGIGHGGGLGGGAGLGGGAGGGLGQGGGLGGGMGHGGGLGGGAGLGGGAGGGLGHGGGLGGGIGHGGGLGGGAGLGGGAGGGIGHGGGLGGGAGGGIGHGGGLGGGGGLGGGMGQGGGLGGGAGGGLGGGLGGGTGGGGGLGGSAGGGLGGGSGGGLGGGGGLGGGGGFGGGAGGGGGLGGGGGFGGGGGGGLGGGGGFGGGGGVGGGGGFGGGGGFGGGH